In the Flavobacterium sp. J372 genome, one interval contains:
- a CDS encoding Ig-like domain-containing protein: MKKTLLILMLLPLCALAQNASELLVRWEGTRISWSAPTNVPVYYYGNPNGTLSAPADISATNISGQNVSFNQSEQYTGFFTNNWPTAASVDYTRYIQLTITASTGKKIEMKHLKFRYDGYVDGYKIIYQKSATGSAPSDASFGTTGTTLKTATNATALNNTDINCAFDAGVFVNAGETLYVRIYGYSVNQWNNKWFLKQGSYNNESPNTGSTGPALYGVVSAMGGVTAVDNSVSTLQNNPVNINVLANDVANGTTFSAVMIDTAPSASMGTATVQANKTITFTPANNFTGSASFKYKVTGADGSSATAFVYVTVTPFIAPTAVNDFVTTGQNIPVTISPLTNDTPGSGAITTLEVAGQPANGTATVNGNNIEYTPASTFTGTNTITYKITDTNGKFATATVTVTVEPVIAASAVNDNATTAKNTPVTISVLNNDTIGNSALTAMVITTQAVNGTAVVNANNTITYTPANNFTGNDSFKYKITNAYGTSSTATVSMQVLHPTATGALCGTYVISAVTQADYPQFSTITAAVAHLNQYGVTCPVTFLLKDDVYNNASGEAFPITINTVSGSTATNTVTFKPAPYKNVRIEAFRDAVTGAWTAVPAVFKLNGSDNIIFDGSNTANGTTRNLTLVNSSYVQNGGSNDYADRTVIWIATPNNSNGCENITVKYCAIKQTYKNTADNFCVGIYAGNGAVSDANEITTGEAYTAHKNIRVTGNDFTNVKQGVYINGNAASPSQNIYIHQNDLGAENNTETIIQPCAIRSVNGFEFTENFVYRLYRDTAAASLVSSGIYVSGNSQNGLIARNEIKDLTKTLDEGIWFGGIVLDSDINGNNNITVENNFILNVICNNATNYKGNGHGIIVAKGNGYNIYHNTVVLNASQTGSGIGYSAALYVDSGSGLDVRNNIFVNNQTNSQTRRTAVAVRTNKQGINQMFTFLDYNSLYSTDKLAFVADQWSVGDIESWNSPDYITTLSVWQSQTNKDANSVVHNPVFASATDLHLAEGNSAIDNEGVKINAVPKDIDGQIRNTVNPTIGADEYGDAEAPEPGATNAGIYCLSSTTYKNGVWSNGTPSADKDVIFESNFTQTGGTLYACSLYVKGNAQVNFISHSNAIVTHAVNVSNAGSLTFESGCALRQIENTANTGKVTIKRNSSLLKRLDYTLWSSPVKNQKLKAFSPQTMADRFYQYNTPTDQYVAIDQNIVATTNFTAAKGYLIRMPNSYNISGYNQGTTSILWPGVFTGTPHNGTVRIPLVYGNYTNGAADANGTLKQYNAIGNPYASPINITDFLTENADVVDGTIYLWRKTNDYTKSSYWTCNKSGAVANSAPGGINDMVNYPHAIDPTGLLNTGQGFIVKALAPNKEVVFKNNMRRSETYDSFFRPGSENQVDNVNIPSGLPNSSRLWLNVENSTGTFAQTLLTYSDIATAAYDNGLDGEALLDGGVSLYSLMPEYKLAIQSRPAFTDADVVPLGFKTSLAGTFEVKIYEMDGLFAAGQSVYLKDKSTGTMHNLQNGNYTFTSEIGTFEDRFEIHYTTDSALGTDVPVIAAKDVLVYSNEKQIKIKSTETIASVQVYDILGKLVYEKRNIGADEFSTSTLATAQQVIVVKVMLEGGQAVSKKIMMN; this comes from the coding sequence ATGAAAAAAACATTACTAATCCTAATGCTATTGCCTTTGTGCGCCCTTGCACAAAACGCATCTGAACTATTAGTCAGATGGGAAGGCACAAGAATAAGCTGGAGTGCGCCAACCAACGTACCGGTTTATTATTACGGAAATCCAAACGGAACATTATCTGCCCCTGCGGACATATCGGCAACTAATATTTCAGGCCAGAATGTATCGTTTAACCAAAGCGAACAATATACGGGCTTTTTCACAAACAACTGGCCTACAGCCGCTTCTGTTGATTACACTCGTTACATACAGTTAACAATTACAGCCAGTACCGGAAAGAAAATTGAGATGAAACATCTTAAATTTCGTTACGACGGTTATGTAGATGGTTACAAGATAATTTACCAGAAATCGGCAACCGGTTCAGCACCTTCTGATGCAAGTTTTGGCACCACAGGCACTACCCTAAAAACTGCTACAAATGCTACCGCATTAAACAATACCGATATAAACTGTGCATTTGATGCTGGTGTATTTGTAAATGCCGGCGAAACATTGTACGTAAGGATATATGGATATTCTGTTAACCAGTGGAACAATAAATGGTTCCTTAAGCAAGGCAGTTATAATAATGAATCGCCTAATACAGGCAGTACAGGCCCTGCACTTTATGGTGTAGTTTCAGCAATGGGTGGCGTTACCGCAGTTGACAATTCTGTTTCTACATTGCAGAATAACCCTGTAAATATAAATGTACTGGCAAATGACGTAGCTAACGGCACTACTTTTAGCGCCGTGATGATAGATACTGCTCCTTCTGCCTCAATGGGAACTGCTACCGTTCAGGCAAACAAAACCATCACCTTTACACCTGCAAATAACTTCACAGGTTCTGCATCATTTAAATATAAGGTAACAGGCGCTGACGGAAGTTCTGCCACTGCATTTGTATACGTTACTGTAACACCGTTTATTGCCCCTACGGCAGTTAACGATTTTGTTACTACAGGCCAGAACATACCTGTAACTATATCTCCGTTAACAAATGATACTCCGGGAAGCGGCGCCATCACAACCCTTGAGGTAGCAGGGCAGCCTGCAAACGGAACAGCTACAGTTAACGGAAATAACATTGAATATACGCCTGCTTCAACCTTTACCGGCACTAATACAATTACATATAAAATAACCGATACCAACGGAAAATTTGCAACAGCAACAGTTACTGTTACTGTAGAGCCTGTAATTGCAGCATCTGCGGTAAATGATAATGCAACGACTGCTAAAAACACCCCGGTTACAATTTCTGTACTTAATAACGATACTATTGGCAACAGCGCACTTACAGCAATGGTAATAACTACACAAGCTGTAAATGGTACTGCCGTTGTTAACGCTAACAACACAATCACCTATACGCCGGCAAACAATTTTACCGGAAACGATTCTTTTAAATATAAAATCACAAACGCTTACGGCACATCAAGCACCGCAACTGTAAGCATGCAGGTTTTACACCCAACGGCTACCGGAGCGCTTTGCGGAACATATGTAATCAGTGCTGTAACGCAGGCAGATTACCCGCAGTTCAGTACAATTACGGCTGCCGTGGCACATCTTAACCAATATGGCGTTACGTGCCCTGTTACTTTCCTTTTAAAGGATGATGTTTATAACAATGCTTCAGGTGAAGCATTCCCAATCACAATAAACACGGTTAGCGGCTCTACAGCAACAAACACGGTTACATTTAAGCCTGCTCCTTATAAAAATGTACGCATCGAGGCTTTCCGTGATGCTGTTACAGGCGCCTGGACAGCTGTACCGGCAGTATTTAAACTTAACGGAAGCGATAACATCATCTTTGACGGAAGCAACACTGCAAATGGTACTACAAGAAACCTGACGCTGGTAAACTCAAGCTATGTGCAGAATGGCGGCAGCAATGACTATGCAGACCGTACTGTAATATGGATAGCTACACCAAACAACAGCAACGGCTGTGAGAATATTACAGTAAAGTATTGTGCCATAAAACAGACGTATAAAAATACTGCCGATAACTTTTGTGTAGGTATTTATGCAGGTAATGGCGCTGTAAGTGATGCTAACGAAATTACAACCGGCGAAGCATATACTGCCCATAAGAACATCAGGGTTACCGGCAATGATTTTACAAATGTAAAACAAGGCGTGTACATTAACGGTAATGCAGCAAGCCCGTCACAAAACATTTATATTCACCAAAATGACCTGGGGGCTGAAAACAATACTGAAACCATCATCCAGCCATGTGCCATACGCAGTGTAAACGGATTTGAATTTACAGAAAACTTCGTTTACAGGCTTTACAGGGACACTGCTGCTGCGTCACTTGTTTCTTCGGGTATATATGTAAGCGGTAATTCTCAAAATGGCCTTATTGCGAGAAATGAGATAAAAGACCTTACCAAGACGCTTGATGAAGGTATATGGTTTGGAGGAATAGTTCTGGATTCTGATATTAACGGCAACAACAATATTACTGTTGAAAACAACTTCATTCTCAATGTTATTTGTAACAATGCCACTAACTATAAAGGCAATGGCCATGGTATAATTGTAGCTAAAGGTAACGGCTATAACATTTATCATAATACTGTTGTATTAAACGCTTCCCAAACAGGCAGCGGCATAGGCTATTCTGCAGCATTGTATGTTGATTCAGGTTCAGGGCTTGACGTAAGGAACAATATTTTTGTAAATAACCAGACAAATAGCCAGACAAGGAGAACTGCAGTGGCGGTGAGAACCAATAAGCAGGGAATAAACCAGATGTTCACATTCCTTGATTATAACAGCCTGTATTCAACAGATAAGCTTGCATTTGTTGCAGACCAATGGTCTGTAGGAGATATTGAAAGCTGGAACAGCCCGGACTATATCACTACACTTTCAGTTTGGCAGTCACAAACAAATAAAGATGCAAATTCTGTAGTTCATAATCCTGTGTTTGCATCAGCTACAGACCTTCACCTTGCAGAAGGAAACAGCGCCATTGATAATGAAGGTGTGAAAATAAACGCTGTGCCTAAAGATATTGACGGACAGATAAGAAATACTGTAAACCCAACCATAGGAGCAGATGAATATGGTGACGCTGAGGCGCCGGAACCGGGAGCAACAAATGCAGGTATTTACTGCCTTAGCTCTACAACGTATAAAAACGGTGTTTGGAGCAACGGTACCCCGTCAGCTGACAAAGATGTGATCTTTGAGTCTAACTTTACACAGACAGGAGGTACATTATACGCATGCTCTTTGTATGTGAAAGGTAATGCGCAGGTGAATTTCATAAGCCACTCAAACGCGATTGTAACGCATGCTGTAAATGTATCTAATGCAGGTTCGCTTACATTTGAAAGCGGTTGCGCCCTAAGGCAGATTGAAAATACGGCTAACACGGGCAAGGTTACCATAAAAAGAAACAGTTCATTGCTAAAGAGGCTTGACTATACGCTATGGTCATCTCCGGTGAAAAACCAAAAATTAAAAGCTTTTTCGCCACAAACAATGGCAGACCGTTTCTATCAATATAATACCCCAACCGACCAATATGTGGCTATAGACCAAAACATTGTTGCCACTACCAACTTTACTGCTGCAAAAGGATATTTGATACGTATGCCTAACAGCTATAATATTTCAGGCTATAACCAGGGTACTACATCTATCTTATGGCCGGGCGTGTTTACAGGTACACCTCATAACGGTACCGTAAGGATTCCGCTTGTATATGGTAACTACACGAATGGCGCAGCCGATGCCAACGGAACATTAAAACAATATAATGCAATTGGCAACCCATATGCATCACCCATAAATATCACAGATTTCCTTACGGAAAATGCTGATGTGGTGGATGGTACTATATACTTGTGGAGAAAGACAAATGACTATACAAAATCAAGCTACTGGACATGTAATAAGAGTGGCGCTGTTGCCAACTCTGCACCGGGCGGGATAAATGACATGGTAAATTACCCACATGCTATAGATCCTACCGGGCTGTTAAACACTGGGCAGGGCTTTATAGTAAAAGCTTTGGCTCCTAATAAAGAAGTTGTGTTTAAGAACAACATGCGCCGCAGCGAAACATATGACAGCTTCTTCAGGCCGGGCAGTGAAAACCAGGTTGACAATGTTAACATACCTTCAGGTTTGCCAAATTCAAGCCGCCTATGGTTAAACGTTGAAAATAGCACAGGCACTTTTGCGCAGACATTATTAACCTATAGTGATATAGCTACTGCAGCATATGATAACGGGCTTGATGGAGAAGCGCTTCTTGACGGTGGTGTAAGCCTTTACTCTTTAATGCCGGAATACAAGCTTGCAATACAATCACGCCCGGCGTTTACTGATGCTGATGTTGTGCCGCTTGGATTTAAAACTTCTCTTGCAGGTACATTTGAGGTGAAGATATATGAGATGGATGGGCTTTTTGCAGCAGGCCAGTCAGTTTACCTGAAAGACAAATCTACAGGTACAATGCATAACCTGCAGAATGGTAACTATACATTTACCTCTGAAATTGGCACATTTGAAGACCGCTTTGAAATACATTACACTACTGACAGCGCACTGGGTACAGATGTACCTGTAATAGCTGCTAAAGATGTGCTTGTCTATTCAAATGAAAAACAAATTAAAATAAAATCTACAGAAACTATTGCTTCTGTTCAGGTATATGACATACTTGGCAAGCTGGTTTATGAGAAAAGAAATATAGGTGCTGATGAATTTTCTACATCAACACTTGCTACTGCACAACAGGTAATTGTTGTAAAAGTGATGCTTGAGGGCGGACAGGCAGTTTCAAAGAAAATTATGATGAACTAA